One genomic window of Candidatus Nealsonbacteria bacterium CG07_land_8_20_14_0_80_39_13 includes the following:
- a CDS encoding NAD-dependent DNA ligase LigA: MNKAEAEKRIEKLKTVINHHRYLYHVLDKQEISEDVLDSLKHELFSLEQKFPDLITPDSPTQRVAGKALEQFEKVRHSQPMLSIEDIFVEEELYDWENYLKKLIPQNVDPEYFCELKVDGFAVSLIYENGILKTGATRGDGKVGENVTQNLKTIPSIPIKLETGEGGPRPLSGRVEVRGEVYMEKKAFEAFKPFYSNPRNLAAGSIRQLDPNLVAGRPLKFLAYKLITDLGQKKHSEEHQILSALGFKTDLGKVCKNISQVLDFRKEIVEKREKFPFMIDGVVINVNDNFLFEKLGVAGKSPRGVRAFKFSSKKNVTKILDIKIQVGRTGAITPVAKLEPVQIEGVTITRATLHNEDEIKRLAVKIGDTVVVERAGDVIPAVKKVFTELRTGKEKSFVFPKKCPICETELERPAGEVIWRCPNRNCGARKIKSLYHFASRKAFNIDGLGPKIINQLSDNNLVSQPADFFALKEGDLVPLERFAEKSAKNLVLAIEARKKIGLAEFIYSLGIRNVGEETSRDLAEYFKTLEGLKKAPLADLDNIKNLGSVVSSSVFDWFHNKKNLEVIENLIKAGIRITETRSLQETETRSLRESLRESRGDGPLLSKNFVLTGVLEKMTREEAEKKIRSLGGKALDAVSRKTSYVVAGSEPGMVKINKAKELGVRIIDEKEFLDMIK; encoded by the coding sequence ATGAATAAAGCGGAGGCGGAAAAGAGAATAGAGAAACTGAAAACGGTGATTAATCATCACCGCTATCTTTACCATGTCTTGGATAAACAAGAAATTTCCGAAGATGTTTTGGATTCCTTAAAGCACGAGCTTTTTTCCTTGGAACAGAAATTTCCTGATTTGATAACTCCTGATTCTCCGACCCAAAGGGTGGCTGGAAAAGCGCTTGAACAATTTGAAAAAGTCCGGCACAGCCAGCCGATGCTTTCCATAGAAGATATCTTTGTTGAAGAAGAGCTTTACGATTGGGAGAATTATTTAAAAAAACTTATCCCGCAGAATGTTGATCCGGAATACTTTTGCGAATTGAAAGTTGACGGTTTTGCCGTTTCCTTAATTTATGAAAATGGAATTCTGAAAACCGGCGCCACTCGGGGAGATGGAAAAGTAGGGGAGAATGTCACTCAAAACCTAAAAACCATCCCCAGCATCCCGATAAAACTGGAAACGGGCGAGGGCGGGCCTCGACCGCTTTCGGGCAGAGTGGAGGTGAGAGGCGAGGTTTATATGGAGAAAAAGGCCTTTGAGGCTTTTAAGCCGTTTTATTCCAATCCGAGGAATTTGGCGGCCGGCTCCATCCGCCAGCTTGACCCGAACTTGGTCGCCGGCAGGCCGTTGAAGTTCCTGGCTTACAAGCTGATTACTGATTTGGGCCAAAAAAAACATTCCGAGGAGCATCAAATTCTTTCAGCCTTGGGATTTAAAACCGACTTGGGCAAAGTCTGTAAAAACATCAGCCAGGTTCTTGATTTTCGGAAAGAAATTGTTGAAAAAAGAGAAAAATTTCCTTTTATGATTGACGGGGTGGTCATCAATGTCAATGATAATTTTTTGTTTGAAAAATTAGGAGTGGCCGGGAAAAGTCCGAGAGGGGTCAGGGCCTTTAAGTTTTCTTCCAAGAAAAATGTCACGAAAATTCTGGACATAAAAATTCAAGTCGGCAGAACCGGAGCTATTACTCCGGTTGCCAAGCTGGAGCCTGTTCAGATAGAAGGAGTGACTATCACCAGAGCCACTCTCCACAACGAAGATGAAATAAAAAGATTGGCGGTCAAAATAGGGGATACAGTTGTGGTGGAAAGGGCCGGGGATGTTATTCCGGCGGTGAAAAAAGTTTTTACTGAACTAAGAACCGGAAAAGAAAAAAGTTTTGTTTTTCCGAAAAAATGCCCTATCTGCGAGACTGAGCTGGAGAGGCCGGCGGGCGAGGTTATTTGGCGCTGTCCCAATCGGAATTGCGGAGCCAGAAAAATAAAATCCTTATACCATTTCGCTTCCAGAAAAGCTTTTAATATTGACGGGCTCGGCCCGAAAATCATCAATCAATTGTCCGACAACAATTTAGTTTCCCAGCCGGCAGATTTTTTCGCCCTGAAAGAAGGAGACCTTGTCCCGCTGGAAAGATTTGCGGAAAAGTCAGCTAAGAATTTGGTTTTGGCCATAGAGGCGAGAAAGAAAATCGGCTTGGCGGAATTTATTTATTCTTTGGGCATTAGAAATGTCGGCGAGGAAACAAGCCGAGATTTGGCTGAATATTTCAAGACATTGGAAGGATTGAAAAAAGCGCCTCTGGCTGATTTGGATAATATAAAAAATTTAGGTTCAGTGGTAAGCTCGTCTGTTTTTGATTGGTTTCATAATAAAAAGAATCTGGAAGTTATAGAGAATTTAATAAAAGCCGGCATAAGAATAACAGAGACCCGATCTCTGCAGGAAACAGAGACCCGATCTCTGCGGGAATCTCTGCGGGAATCAAGAGGGGATGGGCCCTTGCTGTCCAAGAATTTTGTTTTGACCGGAGTTTTGGAAAAGATGACTAGGGAGGAAGCGGAGAAAAAAATAAGAAGTCTGGGAGGAAAAGCACTGGATGCGGTTTCAAGAAAAACAAGTTATGTTGTTGCCGGAAGCGAGCCGGGAATGGTAAAAATAAATAAGGCCAAAGAATTGGGGGTGAGGATTATTGATGAAAAAGAATTTCTTGATATGATTAAATAA